GGACGAGCGGTAGAAGATGTTACGGGCAACCTCACCTTTGAATCTCCTAAAAACATCTCTATTTCAGACCCGATATGTGGACCATCAATAGAGTTCGGCCTCCCCTGTCCTTCGCAGGCTCCTACAATTACGACCTTTGAGGGTCATGTCTTTGTGGCTTGGGTGGAATCAACCTTTTATGTTCCGCCAGACCCTACCTTTCCGGGTTCGACATTTAAGCTCTTCAACTCCGACATCCTGATGGTCAGGTCATCCGACCACGGAGTCAGTTTTCCAGATCCCAACCTGGCTTCACCAGAAATTCTCTCGCTCCCCAACACTGGTTTCGGTAATGAGCAATCCACTTCACAAAACCCGAGCCTTGCGGCCTCAAACGGCCATTTTTTTGTCGCGTGGGAAGACACACCACCGATTGATGGTACATTACCTAAGATCTTCTTCCGGAGTCTTGAGATTGCCTCGTTCGTATTTAACCCTTCTATCGCGAGTTCCGGGGTATCTCTCTCCAATGCTATTGTGAGCTCCAACTTGCCTGGGGTCGCAGGAGGAGGAGACAATGTTTATGTCATTTGGGAAGGAACCGATGCGCAAGGAGGCGACTCAGAGATCTTTTTGAGACGGGCAGAAGGTGTGAATTTAGGCCCTCCCTTTTCTTTCACGGCACCGATCAACATTTCCAACAATGCCGGACGTTCGAAAAAGGGGCGAATTGCCGTTTCGGGACTGGATATTTTTATCAGCTGGGAAGATACCTCCTCCGGTGTTCCGCTTGTCCTCCTCAGGGATTCTGTGGATGGAGGGGTAATATTTGGCGACACACAAACCCTCATCTCTTCCAGCAACACCATTGGTAATACGGCCATCACCGCCTCCGGTAACACCCTTTTGACCTTCTGGGAAGATGCCCTTTTTGGAAACTTCGAAATCTTTTTTTTCCAGCCGGCAATCCTTTTGTAGTCCTTTTCTGGATATCTTCCATGCCCCATTAGGTAATTATCTGGTAAAATTGAAATGTAACGACTCATCACACCCCTCTTCCCCTCCAGGGTGGCGTTTCTGTGGTGCTCGAATCCTCACGTATAACCCATACGCTTCGGTTCTGCGCTCCTCGTGCCTTTCCCTGAAGCAAAATAGTGGCATGCTGAATCGTTACATTAGGAATATCGACCTCTTGAGGCCCCTATGCAAATGAACCTTCTGACGGGCATTGCCGTCAGCATTATCTTTGCGACCCTTTCCGCCCTCGTCGCGAAGCGATTCAAGCAGCCGCTCATCCTCGGTTATATCGTCGGCGGCATTCTTCTTGGCCACAATATGGGCTTTGGTATCATCTCGGATGAAGGCAGTATTGAGATGATCTCAGAGATCGGCCTGATCCTGCTGCTCTTCATTATCGGCCTCGAAATCAACGTAACCAAACTGGCCGCCGCGGGAAAGATGGTCGGCATCGCGGGAACCGTCCAGTTTTTCGGCACAATCCTGCTCGGATTCGGCTTCTTTCACTACCTCGGCTTTTCCTCCGGGATGACAAAGTTCAACATCGGTTATCTGGCCCTGGCCCTCTCCCTCAGTTCTACGATGATCGTCGTCAAAATTCTTCATGACCAGCATGATATCGACTCTCACGCGGGGCGGGTAACGCTCGGCATTCTGATCTTTCAGGATATCTGGGCGATTATCTTTCTGACCATCCAGCCCAATCTCTTAAACCCTGAGATTATTGGCATTTTCAACTCTTTTCTCTCCGCGATGGGCCTTCTCTTCTCCTGTTTTCTGGTCAGCAAGCACATCCTTCCAAAACTCTATGCCTTCATTGCCAAGTCTCCCGAGTTGATGCTCATTACTTCGATTTCCTGGTGCTTCCTGGTCTCCGGAACCGCAAATGCCGTCGGTCTTTCCAAGGAAATGGGGGCCCTTGTTGCCGGACTTTCGATTGCCGCTTTTCCGTACAGCATAGATGTTATTGCGAAAATCACCGGGATACGGGATTTTTTCATTACCCTGTTCTTTGTCTCACTCGGTTTAAAGGCCCCTTCGCTGACCCCCTACCTCGTCATCGTTGCACTCTCCTTAACGGCCTTCGTTCTCGCAAGCCGTCTTCTTACCCTTCTGCCGGCACTCCTGGCCCTGAAGCTTGACCTGCGGACCGGACTTCTGACTTCAATCAATCTTTCTCAAGTCAGTGAGTTTTCGATGGTCATCGTCACCCTCGGATTCTCCTACGGACATGTTAGCGAGGAGGTTGTCCAAATCATCATCCTCAGCCTTGTCCTGAGTTCGATTCTGTCCACCTATCTCATCCTTGCAAAGGAACACCTGGTCAGTTGGGTTGTCTGGCAAGTCAAAGGCCTTTCCGGGCAGAATAAGGAAAAATCGACCCTTCCCATTGCAAAAAAGGAGAAGAAAGGGATTGTTCTTCTTGGATTTTTCAAAGAGGCGAGTCCTTTTCTGCATCGGATCAACGAAGAAATGCCGAGCCTCAAGGATAGCCTGTTTGTGATCGATTTCAACCCTCAGACGCTGGCGCTGCTTAAAAAATACGAGGTTGATTGTGTTTATGGAGACATCGCCCATCCGGAAACCTTAAGACATGCCGGGATCGAAGGGGCAAACCTAGTGATCTCAACGATATCAGACAGCTTTCTACAGGGGACCTCTAATCTGAGATTGCTGAAGCAGGTGAAGATGCTCTCACCCGAAAGCCGTGTCATTGTGACCTCGGACTCATTGCGCGGCGCGCAGACTCTTTATGATGCCGGAGCCGATTATGTTCTCCTCCCCCGCCTCCTCTATGCGAGACACATCTTCGATATTGTCCAGACCTACCTTGTGAATGGACTGGATGCCACGCGCGAATCGCAGATTCAGGACATTTTTAAGGATCCGGTCTCGGAATACCGACCCGACACTGCTGTCCCCAAAATAAGTTGACACCAACCCGGGATTTCTATACGATGTATTATTTGCCCTGCATAGGCGCGTAGCTCAGGGGGAGAGCGCTTGCTTGACACGCAAGAGGTCGGCGGTTCGAAACCGCCCGTGCCTACCATGACGCCATCAGAAGCGTTGCTCTACGAACGCACACGATGTACAGACGGACTCAAGGCATCAGGCGGGACGAGATGATGCCTTTTTTATGTCTCATTCTCCATATGGATTAGAGACAACGGGAATAGCCTATGGCAGAAGTTACCCTTAAATTTAAATCCCATAAAGCGCTTACGGTTGAAAAAGGGATTCCCTTCTTTAAGATCGTCAAAGCGCTTGAAAAGACAAAAGATGTCGTCGGTGTCTGTGTCAATGGCGAACCCAGAGACCTTTCCGCAAGAGTTGAGGGGGATGCAGAGATTGAACTTCTGACTTTTGACGCCCCGGAAGGGGAAGAAATTTACCGGCACAGTTCTTCGCATTTAATGGCCCAGGCAGTGAAAGAGGTCTTCCCTTCGGCACAAATGGCAATTGGTCCGCCGATTAAGGATGGTTTTTATTACGATTTTGATTTTGAGCGGCCCTTTACTCCCGAAGATCTCAAAAAAATAGAGAAAAAAATGAAGGAGATTGTCAAACGTAACCTTCCCATCTCCCGGATGGAGTTGACCAAGGAGGTGGCGATCCAGTTGTTTCGTGAACGGCAGGAACCCTACAAGGTGGAATTGATTGAAGAGCTGGAAGATGTCCAGATCTCGGCCTATCAGCAGGGAGATTTTATTGATCTCTGCACCGGCCCTCATCTTCCCTCCACCGGAAAAATCAAGGCGATCAAGCTACTCTCCAGCGCGGGCGCTTACTGGCGCGGGAGCGAAAAAAACAAGATGCTGCAGCGAATCTACGGAACCTCCTTTTCCAGAAGGGAAGACCTCGATGCCCATCTTAAAAACCTGGAAGAAATCAAGAAGCGAGACCATCGGCGGCTCGGGAAGGAGTTGGACCTCTTCTCGATCACGGACGAGATTGGCGCCGGGCTGGTTCTCTGGCATCCGAAAGGAGCCATCATTCGGAAGACCCTGGAGGATTTCTGGCGGGATGCCCATTTGAAGGCCGGATACGACCTCGTTTTTACCCCCCATATGGCAAAGCTGGATCTCTGGAAGCAGAGCGGCCACCTTGAGTTCTATAAAGAGAACATGTACGCGCCGATGAAGGTGGACAATATCCCGTACGAAATCAAGCCGATGAACTGCCCTTTTCACATCCTGATTTATAAATCACGTCTTCGAAGTTACCGGGATCTCCCTTTCCGTTGGGCGGAGTTGGGAACCGTCTACCGCTACGAACGCTCCGGTGTGCTGCACGGACTGATGCGGGTTCGGGGCTTTACCCAGGATGATGCCCATCTCTTCTGCCGTCCCGACCAGATCGAGGCGGAGATCCTGAAGGTGCTTGATTTCACGACCTTTGTCCTGGGAACCTTCGGTTTTAAAGAATATGAGATCTACCTTTCCACGCGGCCCGATAAATATGTCGGAACCCTCGACCGTTGGGAGCAGGCGACCACGGCTTTGGAAGGGGCCTTGAAGCAGAAGGGACTTCCTTATGAGATTGATCCGGGCGAAGGGGTCTTCTACGGACCCAAGATTGATATGAAGATCAAAGATGCCCTGGGGCGCTCCTGGCAATGCACGACGATACAGGTGGACTTCAATCTCCCGGACCGTTTCAAGATGTCCTATCGTGGCGAGGATGGCCAGGCGCATCAGCCTATTATGATCCACCGGGCCTTGATGGGGTCGATCGAGCGCTTCTTTGGTGTCCTGATCGAACATTACGCCGGGGCCTTTCCGCTCTGGCTTGCTCCGGTTCAGGCTAAGGTCATTCCGATTACAGAACGCCAGAAGGAATATGCCGAGGCGATCAAGGCCCGGCTTCATGAGGCTGGCATTCGGGTCGAGGTTGATCAGCGAAATGAAAAAATGGGACTGAAGATCCGGGAGGCCCAACTGATGAAGATCCCGTATATGCTGGTGGTGGGAGACCGGGAGGCAGAAGATCAGACACTTTCCGTCCGGAACCGGCGTGGCGAAAACAGTCTGATGGAGATCGATGCCTTCCTCAATCAACTCCAGGGGGAGATTGAGGCGCAGAAGATCCAATAGGAAATTTTGGGACTTGATCAGAGAGGAGAAATATTCTATATTGATGGAATTGATGAAGGAGGTCTTTTATCGCTTCTAGGTTAAAGGTAAACAAGCAGATCCGGGTAACGGAAGTCATGGTGATTGCGGCCGATGGAGAGCAGTTGGGCTCCATGACGGTTCTGGAGGGTATTGCCAAAGCGGAGGAGTCTGGTTTTGACTTGGTAGAGGTCGCGCCCACCTCCCGTCCTCCAGTTTGCCGGATAATGGATTATGGGAAATACAAGTATGAACAGAGCCGGAAAGACCGTGCGGTAAAATCCCACCAGAAGGGGGGACATCTCAAGGAAGTGAAGTTCAGGCTCTTTACAGGGGAGCATGACCTCGACTTTAAGGTGAAGCACGCGCAGGATTTCCTGGAAGAGAGAAACAAGGTGAAGGTGACGCTCATGTTCCGCGGAAGGGAAATGCCTTACCGGGAAAAGGGCTGGGCCATCATGACAAAGATACAGGAAAAACTTCAAGACGTGGGACAGCCCGAATACCCGCCCAAGCTGGAGGGTCGGAACATGGTGATGATCCTGGCCCCGAAATCAACAAAGGAGTAAGAATGAAGAATAAAATTAAGACGCATCGGGGCGCGGCGAAACGATTTAAGATATCCGGAACCGGGAAAGTCATGCGCAAGCAGGCGGGGACGCAACATTTACTCGTCCACAAGAGCGGGAAACGGAGGCGGAATCTTCGCGGGGCGGTCCTGGTGTCCAAGGGTGAAGCAAAAACAATTAAAAGACTTCTTCCGAACGGGTAAAGTAAGAAGTAAGCCACACGGCAATTGTTATCGGTAATTTTTAAGGAGAAGTAGAATGCCAAGAGCAAAAGGAGGCCCCAAAACCCGGCATCGGCGGAACGACCGCCTCAAGATGGCCAAGGGATATTTCGGGGGGAAAAGCAAACTTTATCGGTCCGCGACTGAGGCGGTTGACAAATCGCTCCTCTATGCCTATCGGGATCGTAGGACCAAAAAACGGAACTTCAGGCGGTTGTGGATTGCAAGAATCAACGCGGCCGCACGAAGCCACGGTATGACCTACAGTCGCTTCATTGAAGCACTGAAAAAGGCCGGAATTTCGCTCAACCGAAAGGTTTTGGCTGAAATCGCTGCAGGCGATGCCGCCACCTTCACGCAAATCATCGAATCGGTTCAGGCAAAGGCGAAGGCGTAAAAAGATAAACCTGGCCTTCGTCAAAGGCGTCCTCAGGCAGACGATGGCACACCCACACTCTAGATCTTCCGACAGGTTCCTAGATTGCTGAAGTGCTAAGAGCAAAATAAGGCGGTTTTACCCCCTCCCCGGGAAAAAACCGCCTTTTAAGTGTCCTTCTTACCCTGCCTTAAAAAGACCTACAAAACAGGAGTATAGATTTATGGACTTATTGAGCATTATTGCACTTCTGGTGACAATGTCTGCGCTCTTTAGCTACATCAACTACCGATTCTTAAAGCTCCCGATGTCCATCGGGGTGATGATACTTGCCCTGTGTCTGTCCTTTGGTCTTATCCTCACGGAAGCGTTTATCCCTGGGATAGAAGAGAATGCCAGAACCCTCCTGGGGAATATTGATTTCGAGAAATTCCTGATGCGGGGGATGTTGGGTTATCTCCTTTTTGCCGGGGCGCTGCATGTCAATATTAATGACCTTCGGGAACAAAAGTGGATCATCTCAAGCCTCGCAAGTTTCGGGGTCATCGCCTCGACCTTGATTGTCGGATTTTTCACCTCTTTTGTTTTTGACCTTCTTGATCAGGATGTCCCGTTTATCTATTGCCTCCTGTTTGGTTCCCTTATTTCTCCCACCGACCCGATTGCAGTACTCAGTATTTTGAAGGCAGCCAAGGCCCCCAAAGGCCTGGAAACAAAGATTGCGGGAGAGTCTCTTTTTAACGACGGTATTGGGGTTGTGGTTTTCACGGTTCTCCTCGGACTGATTGACGGCAATCATACGCTCGATCCTGGGCATGTGATTCTGTTCCTGCTTGAAGAGGCCTTGGGCGGCGCTGTTCTCGGAGGCCTGCTCGGTTGGATTGCCTACAAGATGTTGAAGTCGGTTGATCATTATCATGTCGAAATTCTTATCACCCTGGCGCTGGTGATGGGGGGATATGAGCTGGCCGCCGCCCTCCATACCTCTCCTGCGATTACGGTGGTTGTGGCCGGACTGCTCATCGGGAACCGGGGGCGTCTCCTTGCCATGTCCGATAAAACGCGGGAACGTCTCGATACCTTCTGGGAATTGGTCGATGAAATACTGAATGCCTCACTTTTTGTCCTGCTCGGTCTGGAGATATTGGTTTTGAACTTTACATTAGGATATTTTGTAGCGGGATTAATCATGATCCCGCTCGTCCTCCTTTCCCGATTTGTGACCGTGAGCATTCCGATTTTTGCTCTGAGGACCTTCAGGACCTTCTCCCCGGGTGTGATAAAGATACTGACCTGGGGAGGATTACGGGGCGGCATTTCTGTGGCATTGGCGCTCTCTCTGCCTTCAGGTCCATCACGCGACGTCATCCTGGTCATGACCTATGCGGTGGTCATCTTCTCCATCATCGTGCAAGGGCTGACGATCAAGAAACTCCTCCCTAAAGAAGAACCACGTATACAAAAGGCTCAGGACATTTGAGATCCAATATTATATAATTCGCTCTGGAGAATCAGTATTCTGAGGGTTCCCCGTTGATATATGCCGTACTTGGAGGCAAGTCAGCATGGCGACCGGAAAGTACAAAGATCTATTAAAATCACTCAGCTTTCAGTCCTTTCTCTGGACCCAGTTCCTGGGGGCCTTTAACGATAACGTCTGCAAAATCGTGGTCTCGATGGTGGCAGTGAACCTGGCGGTCAGCTCTGGTGGAGGAAGTGGAGATCTTCCTCTGGTGGGCGCCATTTTTATTCTCCCATTTTTTCTCTTCTCCGGATACGCTGGTCATCTGGCCGACGTCTACAGTAAGCGGACCGTCTTGGTCATCACAAAGTGTTTTGAAATTGTTTCGATGGGCTTGGCCCTCCTCGCTTTTCTTTCCGGTCGGATTGAATGGATGCTGGGCGTCCTCTTTCTGATGGCCCTTCAGTCGACCTTTTTCAGCCCGGCAAAATATGGCATCCTTCCTGAAATAATACCCGACAATAATTTGTCCCGTGCAAATGGTCTTTTGGAAATGAGCACTTTTCTGGCCATTATTCTCGGGACCTCCATCGGGAGCATGATGTTCGCCGCATGGAAGGACCGACTGTGGTTGATCAGTCTTTTTCTCATCTCCATCGCAGTGGTGGGATCATGGGTTAGTTTTGGTATATATAAGGTCCCGCCTTCGGGTATCCAAAAACCATTTCCACTGAACCCCTGGGGGGAAATTGCCAAAGGCATCAAGCGAATATACAGAGAGAAGGTTCTCTGGCATACGGTGTTGGCCATCTCCTATTTCTGGTTCCTGGGGGCCTTGCTCCAGATGAGCATTATTCTTTTTGGCAAAGAGGTGCTGGTCCTGGATGACTTTTGGGTTGGAATTCTGGGAACCTTTCTGGCCTTCGGTATTGGTGTCGGCAGTCTTGTGGCGGGTCGTCTCTCCGGCGACAAGGTGGAACTGGGGCTTGTCCCCCTGGGATCGATCGGTTTGGGCCTCTTTTCAATCTGGCTGGGGTTGTCTCCACCCTCTTATTTCCAGGCAGCAATGGCCCTCAGCCTGCTCGGATTTTCCGGCGGCCTCTTTATCGTGCCCCTGAATGCACTCATTCAGCAGAAAAGCGGTCGAGAAGAGAAGGGCCGGATCATTGCCACCACCAATTTCATGGACACGGGGGGGATCCTCCTGGCCTCCGCCGCCCTTTGGATTTTTCGTGATCTGCTGCAGGTCCAGGCAGACCGGATTATCATTGTTTTCGGGTTTTTTACACTCCTGGTGACGGTTTACATTCTGAGTGTCCTTCCGGACTTTCTGATCCGATTTGTTCTTTGGCTCCTGACACACACGATCTACCGAATTCGCATCCGAGGTCAGGAACATGTGCCCTTCCGGGGACCGGCCTTGCTTGTTTGTAACCATGTTTCTTTTGTAGACGGCCTGTTGGTGGGGGCCTGCGTACAGCGCTTCATCCGTTTTCTGGTCTTCAGCGGGTTCTTTGAGATAAAAGGGGTGGGGTGGTTTCTGAGGAAGATGAAGGCAATCCCGATCTCGGTGGGTAATCGGAGAGGTGTGGTTCAATCGATTGAACGGGCACGTGAGTCGCTCAAGCAGGGGCATGTGGTCTGTATCTTTGCCGAAGGGGCAATCAGTCGTACGGGGAATATGCTTTCATTCAAGAGGGGATTTGAGCGGATGGGGAAAGATCTTAATGTGCCGATCATTCCCGTCCATCTTGATGGTCTTTGGGGGAGCATTTTCAGCTTTGAAAAAGGGCGGTTCTTCTTCAAATGGCCGCGACAAATCCCCTATCCGGTGACGATCTCTTTTGGCTTACCTCTTCCGGCAAACGCCACGGCGCAAACAGTACGGCAGGCCGTGATGGAGCTTGGGAGCGAGGCGGTCAAATTTAGAAGGGCGAAAGATGATCTCTTGCACTTTAAGTTTATTCGCTCGGCAAAATCCGCCTGGAAGCGGGGCTGTATGTCCGACTCGACCGGAAAGCGCTTGACCTATGGGAAGGCCTTGATCGGGGCCTTCCTTTTATCCCGCAGAATCCGGCGGAAATGTAGGAAAGAAGAGATGGTCGGGCTCATGCTTCCCTCCTCAGTGGGCGGAGCCCTTGCAAATATTGCCACTCTTCTGGCCGGAAAGGTTCCTGTGAATCTGAATTTCACAGCGGGCAAGGAGGCAATCGATTCCGCCGTTCAGCAATGTGGGATCAAGGCGGTTCTGACCTCTAGGGTGTTTGTCGCGAAAGCGAATCTTGAACATCGTGAGGAATTTATTTACCTTGAAGATCTTTTAAAAAAAATGAAGCCCGCCGAAAAAATTGTCCAGGCCATCCTTCTTTATCTCCTTCCGGGGCGATTGATTCAGAAAATCTATTGTCCGGAGAAGTCCGACCCGAACCACCTGGCGACCGTGATCTTTTCGAGCGGCAGCACGGGCGATCCAAAAGGGGTGATGCTCTCTCACCATAATGTGCTTTCAAATGTGGAGTCGCTCGCACAACTCTTTTGGGTGACCCGAAAAGATACGATGATGGGGGTGCTACCTTTCTTCCATTCCTTCGGTTTTACCGGGACCCTCTGGTTCCCGCTCCTCTACGGATTCGGGGCCATTTATCATCCGAATCCGATGGAAGCGAAAAAGGTCGGGGCCTTGGTCTTGCGACACAAGGCGACGATCCTGATCAGCACCCCGACCTTTTACAAGTCCTATATCCGACGCTGCTCGAAAGAAGAATTCAGTTCCTTGCGGTATGCGATGGTGGGTGCCGAAAAGTTAAGAAAAGAAGTCGCCCTGGCATTCAGGGAAAAATATGATCTCAGTCTGCTTGAGGGTTATGGATGTACTGAACTTGCGCCAGTGGTTTGTGTGAATGTCGAGGATGTGCATCATGGACCGGAATTTCAGAAGGATTCGATTCCTGAGACGGTCGGCCATCCGGTCCCGGGCGTTGCCCTGAAGGTGGTCGACCCGGATACGGGCGAGGTCCGACCGGTCGGGCAGGAGGGTTTACTCTTTGTGAAAGGTCCGAACCTGATGATGGGTTATCTCAATCAGCCGGAAAAAACCGCAGAGGTCATTCAGGGGGACTGGTACAACACCGGAGATATTGCCGCTGTAGATGGAGATGGTTTTGTCCGGATCACAGACCGACTCTCCCGGTTCAGTAAAATCGGCGGTGAAATGGTTCCCCACATCAAGATTGAGGAGGTTGTCAGCGGTATTCTTGGAACGGAAGAGTGCGCGGTCTGTGCTGTCCCGGATGAGCAAAAGGGGGAGCGGATCGTCTGTTTTTATGTCAAACCGGAGATGACACCCGAGGCCTTGTGGGGACAACTCAAAGAACAGAACCTTCCAAAACTCTGGTTGCCCAAACGGGAGAACCTCTATCCGGTTGAAGCGCTTCCCGTATTGGGAACAGGTAAACGGGACCTGAGAGCCCTCAAGGCCATGGCACTCGAAGTGGTGGCAGCGCAAGAATAAAACTTTATGCTTCTTTCTCTTCCCCCTCTTTTGAGGGGATTGACATCTGGTATATAAAAATCAATAATGACCAAACGATATCGGGAGTCGAACACGCACCGTGAGCGCAATCTCCGTCTTTTCGGGGCCGGGTCCTTCACTATATTAGAAGAAGTTTTGATCTTATCTCTGGAGTCGTACGAATGTTGAAAGCAGGTTTTGATTTCTTTTCCTGGGGGACAAAGTTTACGGGAGTTTTTGTCCTCTTGCTCGGCTATTTTTCCTATATGGGGGCATTGCCGCATTATATCGAGTTAAGCACTCACTTCAGGCTTCAATATTTCATTGCATCCCTACTTGTAACAGGGGCTTTCTTTCTGCGCCATGAATGGCAATGGCTTGTCTTAGGGTTTATCGCGATCGGAATAAATGGTGTGGGTGTCCTTCCCTGGCATCTCGCCTCTCCAGACAGATCAGTCGCCGGAGAATCTCCCTCCCTTCGACTTTTCCATTCAAATGTCTTGTCGTCAAATAAACAATACTCAAGGCTCATGGCCCTGGTATCTGAAGAGAAACCCGATATTGTTTTTCTTCAAGAAACCAATCAAAGGTGGCTGGATGCATTGGAACCTTTGAAAGAAGACTTCCCTTATTTCTTTTCTTCTCCGGGTTCTGATGATTTGGGGATCGCTCTTTTCAGTCGTATCCCCTTGAGTCAATCAGAGATCATAGATTTAGGAGATCCTATAGCGCCCAGTATCCACATTAAATTCAGCTTCCAGGACAAGCAAATCTCGTTACTGACAACGCATTTGTCTTCTCCAAGGCTGGGGTCGAATTTCCAAGCAAGAAACAGTCAACTTGAACAACTTGCCCGGTTTGCAAAGATGCTTCCTTTACCTGCAATTATTATTGGAGATTTAAACGTCACGAAGTGGTCTCCTTACTATCGGAAATTTGTAAAGGATTCGGGTCTTATCAGTGTTCGTGAAGGATTTGGCCTGCTCCCAACCTGGCCGGTCTTTCTGCCCTTTATGATGATTCCGATCGATCATGGCTTTGTCACGGAAGGCTTAAAAGTGGTGGGTGTAAAGACAGGGAGGAGTATCGGTTCTGATCATTTGCCCTTAATCGTCGATATTTCACTATAGGAGCGCCCCCGACATCACTAACCTGTTATTGTGATCCCTCGGGCCCCTTAAGCCCATTCGGGAGCTTCGTTTTATCGTCCATGATGACTTGATCCAGTTGGTCTTGCGTGAGACCTATGGACTCACTCAAGAGAGCATGGCGAAGGTCTGTTTCCCTGAGGTCGGCGCCGCTGAGGTCGGCGCCGCTGAGTCTTGCCCCGGTGAGGATTGCGCCCCTGAGATCCGCCTTGGTGAAGTTTACCTTTCTGAAATCCGCCCCGCTCAGCCTCACGCCCGCAAGCCTTGCCTCGCTAAGGTCGGCGCCAATAAGGTCCGCATAAAAAAGGTTGACCCCGCTTAAGTCTGCTCCGCGAAGACGGACTCCCCTGAGATCCGCATTAAAGAGGTCTGTATCCAAGAGGACCGCGCCACTGAGGTCTGCTCGGCTGAGCCTGGCTTCTTTGAAGGTGGATCTGGTGAGGTCTGCATCGACAAGTCTGACTTCCCTCAGATCCGCCTTATTCAGTTGGGCCTCTCTGAGGAGGGCTCCGCTGAGGTCTGCATTAAAGAGCATCGCTTGATTGAGGTTGGCTCCAATCAGTCTTGCCCTGCTGAGGTCTGAGTGACTAAGATTTGCCTGACTGAGATCTGCGCCGCGAAGATCCGCTCCGCTGAGATCAAGGCCGCTGAGGTCCATCTCAGACAGATTGATTTCAGCAAGGTCGTCTTTGAAAAAAATGACAATCTCCCGGAGGGCCTTCACCCGTTCCGCAGTAATCCTCTCGGCGCAA
This genomic interval from Candidatus Manganitrophaceae bacterium contains the following:
- a CDS encoding MFS transporter, with product MATGKYKDLLKSLSFQSFLWTQFLGAFNDNVCKIVVSMVAVNLAVSSGGGSGDLPLVGAIFILPFFLFSGYAGHLADVYSKRTVLVITKCFEIVSMGLALLAFLSGRIEWMLGVLFLMALQSTFFSPAKYGILPEIIPDNNLSRANGLLEMSTFLAIILGTSIGSMMFAAWKDRLWLISLFLISIAVVGSWVSFGIYKVPPSGIQKPFPLNPWGEIAKGIKRIYREKVLWHTVLAISYFWFLGALLQMSIILFGKEVLVLDDFWVGILGTFLAFGIGVGSLVAGRLSGDKVELGLVPLGSIGLGLFSIWLGLSPPSYFQAAMALSLLGFSGGLFIVPLNALIQQKSGREEKGRIIATTNFMDTGGILLASAALWIFRDLLQVQADRIIIVFGFFTLLVTVYILSVLPDFLIRFVLWLLTHTIYRIRIRGQEHVPFRGPALLVCNHVSFVDGLLVGACVQRFIRFLVFSGFFEIKGVGWFLRKMKAIPISVGNRRGVVQSIERARESLKQGHVVCIFAEGAISRTGNMLSFKRGFERMGKDLNVPIIPVHLDGLWGSIFSFEKGRFFFKWPRQIPYPVTISFGLPLPANATAQTVRQAVMELGSEAVKFRRAKDDLLHFKFIRSAKSAWKRGCMSDSTGKRLTYGKALIGAFLLSRRIRRKCRKEEMVGLMLPSSVGGALANIATLLAGKVPVNLNFTAGKEAIDSAVQQCGIKAVLTSRVFVAKANLEHREEFIYLEDLLKKMKPAEKIVQAILLYLLPGRLIQKIYCPEKSDPNHLATVIFSSGSTGDPKGVMLSHHNVLSNVESLAQLFWVTRKDTMMGVLPFFHSFGFTGTLWFPLLYGFGAIYHPNPMEAKKVGALVLRHKATILISTPTFYKSYIRRCSKEEFSSLRYAMVGAEKLRKEVALAFREKYDLSLLEGYGCTELAPVVCVNVEDVHHGPEFQKDSIPETVGHPVPGVALKVVDPDTGEVRPVGQEGLLFVKGPNLMMGYLNQPEKTAEVIQGDWYNTGDIAAVDGDGFVRITDRLSRFSKIGGEMVPHIKIEEVVSGILGTEECAVCAVPDEQKGERIVCFYVKPEMTPEALWGQLKEQNLPKLWLPKRENLYPVEALPVLGTGKRDLRALKAMALEVVAAQE
- a CDS encoding pentapeptide repeat-containing protein, whose protein sequence is MTKNKTSTRKRVSAGILWGTGIYLVLFGMAFQKHESRMDRFEARAGEIYAHLEGKNTNKAKGLIPKALGMPRPQGPKPFNPASIFCSFFCAERITAERVKALREIVIFFKDDLAEINLSEMDLSGLDLSGADLRGADLSQANLSHSDLSRARLIGANLNQAMLFNADLSGALLREAQLNKADLREVRLVDADLTRSTFKEARLSRADLSGAVLLDTDLFNADLRGVRLRGADLSGVNLFYADLIGADLSEARLAGVRLSGADFRKVNFTKADLRGAILTGARLSGADLSGADLRETDLRHALLSESIGLTQDQLDQVIMDDKTKLPNGLKGPEGSQ